A window from Opitutia bacterium ISCC 52 encodes these proteins:
- a CDS encoding diacylglycerol kinase, with translation MEDSSKFRNTGIKRVILATKYSMEGLGYAFKNEAAFRQEALMSIVLIPVAIWLQPGFVPFCLLVGSLLLVMIVELLNTGIETAIDYQSMEIHPMAKLAKDFGSAAVFLSLVNLTLVWGFYLWDRFL, from the coding sequence ATGGAAGACAGTTCGAAATTTAGAAATACCGGTATTAAACGGGTCATACTGGCCACAAAGTATTCCATGGAGGGACTCGGCTATGCCTTTAAGAATGAGGCTGCGTTTCGCCAGGAAGCACTGATGTCGATTGTGCTCATACCTGTAGCAATCTGGCTGCAGCCTGGTTTTGTGCCCTTTTGCTTATTGGTCGGAAGCTTGTTACTCGTCATGATCGTCGAGCTGCTGAACACGGGCATTGAAACGGCGATTGATTATCAATCGATGGAAATCCACCCCATGGCGAAACTGGCCAAAGACTTTGGCAGTGCGGCTGTTTTTCTAAGCTTAGTAAATCTTACTTTGGTGTGGGGATTTTATTTGTGGGATCGCTTTCTTTAA
- a CDS encoding DUF4040 domain-containing protein yields MIWIFDLIILVFLVITAIISLQVKDLLSAAMIFGVYSFLMCLLWSGMGAVDVAFTEAAVGAGVSAVFLISTVLRTSRRSSD; encoded by the coding sequence ATGATCTGGATTTTTGATCTCATCATTTTGGTTTTCCTGGTGATTACCGCGATCATCTCACTGCAGGTCAAAGACCTGTTGAGTGCCGCGATGATCTTCGGCGTCTACAGTTTCCTTATGTGTCTGCTCTGGTCAGGCATGGGTGCGGTGGACGTCGCATTCACTGAAGCAGCCGTGGGAGCTGGCGTGAGCGCTGTATTTCTAATTTCAACCGTGCTCCGCACATCAAGGAGGTCATCAGATTGA
- the lipA gene encoding lipoyl synthase, with translation MKNKPEWLRAKLPSGPEYHAVNELVETNKLHTVCKSAACPNMGECWTRGTATLMILGNVCTRSCGFCAIQTGRPPELDLGEPARVADAVAKMGLKHAVITSVARDDLKDGGASLWAATIRAIRHRNPQTAVEVLIPDFQGNNDHLDIVLEAKPDILNHNVETVERLQRSVRKTADYQQSLTVLRHAKKRGFTTKSGIMLGLGEKAEEIEACLRDMRDAEIDILTIGQYLQPTPKHLPLERWVTPDEFEHWKTFGLDIGFGVIESAPLVRSSYHAEEQSEKYAPRDHSARSA, from the coding sequence ATGAAAAACAAACCCGAGTGGTTGAGAGCCAAATTGCCTTCCGGACCGGAATACCATGCGGTAAATGAATTGGTAGAGACCAATAAGTTGCATACCGTATGCAAGAGTGCCGCATGCCCTAATATGGGTGAATGTTGGACACGTGGAACAGCCACTTTAATGATCTTGGGAAATGTCTGCACAAGATCATGTGGTTTTTGTGCTATCCAAACAGGAAGACCTCCTGAACTCGATTTAGGGGAGCCAGCCAGAGTAGCAGATGCAGTCGCGAAAATGGGGCTCAAACATGCCGTAATAACATCCGTTGCACGGGATGACCTGAAAGATGGTGGTGCGTCCCTTTGGGCTGCAACCATCCGCGCTATACGCCACAGAAACCCACAAACTGCGGTCGAAGTATTAATTCCAGACTTTCAAGGTAACAATGATCACTTGGATATCGTGCTGGAAGCTAAGCCCGATATACTTAACCACAACGTAGAGACGGTTGAGCGACTGCAAAGATCGGTCAGAAAAACAGCCGATTACCAACAATCTTTGACTGTGCTTCGGCATGCCAAGAAACGCGGGTTTACGACCAAATCCGGCATCATGCTCGGACTGGGAGAGAAAGCAGAAGAGATTGAAGCATGCCTCCGGGATATGAGGGATGCAGAGATCGATATTTTAACTATTGGCCAATACCTGCAACCCACACCGAAGCATCTTCCACTAGAGCGCTGGGTAACACCTGATGAGTTCGAACATTGGAAAACGTTCGGTCTCGATATCGGATTTGGAGTGATTGAATCAGCACCCTTGGTCCGGAGTTCGTACCATGCTGAAGAACAATCGGAAAAGTACGCTCCCAGAGATCATTCAGCCAGATCGGCCTGA
- a CDS encoding Na(+)/H(+) antiporter subunit B translates to MKILGIITVIITGFLLLQAERDFPDWGDTESPASDNRLSQHYITETINETRVPNMVTAVLADYRGYDTMFETVVIFTAGIAIIGILRVYGPSTKLEHPEPTLETKKPDLIIETTCRLLIPVIQVFALYVIAHGHYSPGGGFQGGVIFGAAFILLALARDLQTAQKWVPENRVLNLAAIGIFIYAGHGVLSLIFGENFLDYSILTKVLPGDAIDARYHSMLGVEIGVAFTVTAIMFSIYSNLASNGKMEEGI, encoded by the coding sequence TTGAAGATACTAGGCATCATCACCGTCATCATCACTGGTTTTCTATTGCTCCAGGCTGAACGCGACTTTCCTGACTGGGGCGATACTGAGTCCCCGGCCAGTGACAACCGCCTATCCCAGCATTACATAACCGAAACGATCAACGAAACGCGCGTGCCCAATATGGTAACCGCGGTGCTGGCTGATTACCGGGGCTACGACACCATGTTTGAAACCGTGGTGATCTTCACCGCTGGAATCGCTATCATCGGCATCCTTCGGGTTTATGGTCCCTCTACCAAACTGGAGCACCCAGAACCCACGCTGGAGACCAAGAAACCGGATCTAATCATCGAAACCACCTGTCGTCTGTTGATCCCAGTTATCCAGGTCTTTGCTCTCTACGTTATTGCCCACGGACACTACAGTCCAGGAGGAGGTTTCCAGGGCGGCGTGATATTCGGAGCGGCATTCATCTTGCTGGCACTAGCACGTGATTTACAGACTGCGCAGAAGTGGGTACCTGAAAATCGGGTACTAAACCTGGCAGCAATCGGTATCTTCATCTACGCCGGTCACGGTGTTCTGTCCCTAATCTTCGGTGAGAATTTTCTCGACTACAGCATTTTGACCAAGGTTCTACCAGGCGACGCGATCGATGCGCGCTACCACAGCATGTTAGGGGTAGAGATCGGAGTAGCATTCACGGTTACGGCAATCATGTTTTCCATCTATTCAAATCTAGCTTCTAACGGCAAAATGGAGGAAGGCATCTAA
- a CDS encoding monovalent cation/H+ antiporter subunit D family protein, which yields MSSTITSITPLLACLVSLIAVLPIVLLRKSPNAREGATFVAGIIKFGLVLYMLPTVLAGTKIEYTLWQILPNIAIEFRVDGLGMLFGLVASSLWIVTSLYSIGYMRGLKEHSQTRFFSFFAVSLSATIGVAFSGNLFTLYLFYEMLSLATYPLVTHHQDKEARTGGRTYLTYLLTTSIGFVLPALIFVFVKTGSSMDFSPEGFLAGHVSPSTALVLLLLFTFGFAKAGIMPFHSWLPGAMVAPTPVSALLHAVAVVKVGVFCILRVFTGVFGIDFLESMDIATVIAWIAAFTVITSSLIALSQDNLKRRLAFSTIGQLSYIILGVALLSDRAVTGSMTHIAMHAVGKITLFMCAGAVFVATGKKYISQMDGLGKKMPFTFAAFTIGALSVTGLPPTGGLISKFYLVTGTVDAGQIALLVIFLISTILNAAYLLPIGYRAFFPKDKELSKTPFSWKAVEEASLPCVLPVCITSTLALVLFIKPQFLINLAGLMLGSGG from the coding sequence ATGAGTTCTACGATTACAAGTATCACTCCCCTTCTGGCCTGCCTGGTTTCGCTCATCGCAGTGTTGCCGATTGTGCTGCTGCGCAAATCACCCAACGCACGGGAAGGCGCTACGTTTGTAGCTGGGATCATAAAATTTGGGCTGGTGCTCTACATGCTTCCCACGGTCTTGGCCGGCACCAAGATCGAATATACCCTGTGGCAAATTTTACCAAACATCGCTATCGAATTTCGGGTGGATGGACTGGGAATGCTATTTGGCCTGGTCGCCTCATCCCTTTGGATTGTGACCTCCCTTTATTCGATTGGATACATGCGGGGGTTGAAGGAACACTCGCAAACCCGGTTCTTTTCATTCTTTGCTGTTTCCTTGTCCGCAACCATCGGTGTGGCCTTCTCTGGTAACTTGTTCACGCTTTACCTCTTCTACGAAATGCTGTCACTGGCGACCTATCCACTGGTGACACACCACCAGGATAAGGAAGCCAGAACAGGTGGAAGAACTTACCTGACCTATCTGCTAACAACGTCCATCGGATTTGTTCTTCCTGCGCTTATATTCGTCTTTGTTAAGACAGGCAGCAGTATGGACTTTAGTCCGGAAGGATTTCTGGCTGGGCACGTCAGCCCCTCGACTGCGTTGGTCCTGTTGTTACTTTTCACCTTCGGTTTTGCCAAGGCGGGGATCATGCCCTTTCACTCCTGGTTGCCAGGAGCGATGGTCGCTCCCACTCCAGTCAGTGCCCTGCTCCACGCGGTGGCGGTAGTGAAAGTGGGTGTATTTTGTATCCTGCGTGTATTCACCGGGGTCTTCGGCATCGATTTCCTAGAGAGTATGGATATCGCAACCGTGATTGCCTGGATCGCTGCCTTTACGGTGATTACTTCGTCACTGATAGCGCTGAGCCAAGACAATCTGAAACGGCGCTTAGCCTTCTCCACGATTGGGCAACTGTCTTACATCATTCTGGGGGTAGCGCTTTTGAGTGACCGAGCCGTTACCGGGTCAATGACCCATATCGCGATGCACGCGGTTGGTAAGATCACTCTGTTCATGTGTGCCGGCGCGGTCTTTGTGGCCACCGGTAAAAAGTACATCAGCCAAATGGACGGCTTGGGCAAGAAGATGCCATTCACCTTTGCCGCCTTCACGATTGGTGCGCTGAGCGTAACCGGACTGCCTCCAACCGGGGGATTGATCAGTAAATTTTACTTGGTGACCGGGACTGTCGACGCAGGCCAGATAGCTCTGCTTGTGATATTCTTGATCAGCACCATCCTAAACGCGGCCTACCTGCTCCCTATTGGCTACCGTGCATTTTTCCCGAAAGACAAGGAGCTATCAAAAACTCCATTCTCCTGGAAGGCCGTGGAAGAAGCTTCTCTGCCCTGCGTTCTGCCCGTTTGCATCACATCCACCTTGGCACTGGTGCTGTTTATTAAACCTCAATTTTTAATCAACCTCGCCGGGCTCATGCTCGGATCAGGCGGATAA
- a CDS encoding Na+/H+ antiporter subunit E, with product MYRIAIFLLLLGIWIVFSGKFDAFHLFLGALASLFITAISGSFYFSNRSKSFGSRMGEIIRLPGYGLWLLWQIVLSNVHILKLALTPGDIKELDPTLVRIKPKLKTDFGKYMLANSITLTPGTITIEVGENEMLIHSISKHTADGVKDDSMEKKVAKVFEGGDS from the coding sequence ATGTACCGTATTGCCATCTTCTTGCTGTTACTCGGCATCTGGATTGTATTTTCAGGAAAGTTTGACGCCTTTCACCTATTCCTCGGTGCGCTTGCTTCCTTATTCATAACTGCCATCTCAGGGAGTTTCTATTTTAGTAATCGATCCAAAAGTTTTGGATCACGAATGGGAGAAATCATTCGCCTGCCAGGATATGGTCTTTGGCTCCTGTGGCAAATCGTCCTTTCGAATGTTCACATTTTGAAGCTCGCTCTGACTCCAGGAGATATCAAGGAGCTCGATCCGACCTTAGTCCGAATCAAGCCCAAGCTGAAGACTGACTTTGGCAAATATATGCTCGCCAATTCCATTACCCTGACTCCCGGAACTATCACAATTGAGGTGGGAGAAAATGAAATGCTCATTCACTCCATCAGCAAACATACCGCCGATGGCGTAAAGGACGACTCTATGGAAAAGAAAGTGGCTAAGGTTTTTGAAGGAGGGGACAGCTAA
- a CDS encoding cation:proton antiporter subunit C, whose product MELLQSIADSFNYWIYIIIMMIGLYALVAKNNLVKKLIGMSIFQTAIILFYVSIGYKDGATIPILYEHQAHHGHHDEGHGEAEEAHHDVEHAVKEAAKEIHAAAENHADGHDSHADDHDSHAVSHDTLSSSAFDAEEFANPLVHVLMLTAIVVGVATLGVGLAITQKLYGEFGSIEESEIIEQIRTGK is encoded by the coding sequence ATGGAACTCCTACAATCTATAGCAGATAGTTTTAACTATTGGATCTACATCATCATTATGATGATTGGGCTCTATGCCTTGGTAGCCAAAAATAATTTGGTTAAGAAGCTGATTGGGATGTCGATCTTCCAAACGGCGATCATCCTCTTTTACGTTTCCATTGGTTACAAAGACGGCGCAACGATTCCGATTCTTTACGAACACCAGGCCCATCATGGCCACCATGATGAAGGACATGGTGAAGCGGAAGAAGCACATCACGACGTGGAGCACGCGGTTAAGGAAGCGGCTAAGGAGATACACGCCGCTGCTGAAAACCATGCGGATGGTCACGATTCTCATGCCGATGACCATGATTCTCATGCAGTCAGTCATGATACTCTCAGCAGCTCAGCGTTCGATGCAGAAGAATTTGCCAATCCCCTTGTCCACGTGCTCATGCTCACGGCTATTGTGGTAGGTGTTGCAACACTCGGTGTTGGATTGGCCATCACACAGAAACTTTACGGAGAGTTCGGCTCCATTGAGGAAAGCGAAATCATTGAACAGATTCGAACCGGAAAATGA
- a CDS encoding Na(+)/H(+) antiporter subunit D, whose protein sequence is METLSNIPPAFLLFVAACLTPVIKGVARNVFLILVPAVVFFYIAALPVGDGPSFSFLPGFGEIEPLRVDKLSKAFGYIFTLNAAAAMLFAFYVKKAFQHTWALVYIGSALGVIFSGDLITLYINWELMAISSTFVIMARNTEKAKSAAFRYVLVHIFGGLLLLAGIVMTISAGDGIAFDGFQFENANTASTLILLGFLVNAAAPGVSAWLSDAYPEASVTGGVILSAYTTKTAVYVLLRGFAGWEPLIWVGCAMTVFGIIYALLENDMRRILAYSIINQVGFMVCAAGIGTKMAISGAVAHAFCHIIYKSLLWMSAGAVLYRTGKSKCTELGGLYKTMPLTLIFGTIGALAISAVPFTSGFTSKTIIIAATEYSHLFWPWIVLELASAGVFLHAGIKFPYFVFFNVDRGLRPKEAPKTMLLAMAFLSFLCIYMGLRPNELYSILPFAVDYKAYTVPHLVTQMQLLMFSALVFFLFLPMLKRTATISLDTDWLYRKGGKAFYGLMDRGLNGINGIAHQTFIGGFTTKLGELAATGPTRALLLILTPYWTLTGKNKEDQQTLKTTIQTQVDKGAFPIGITAWLSVLFLALLFLF, encoded by the coding sequence ATGGAGACGCTCAGTAATATTCCTCCCGCATTTCTGCTCTTCGTAGCTGCCTGCCTAACCCCCGTCATCAAGGGTGTGGCTCGTAATGTATTTCTCATTCTGGTTCCAGCTGTTGTCTTTTTCTATATTGCCGCGTTGCCTGTAGGCGATGGACCTTCCTTCTCATTCCTTCCAGGATTCGGGGAAATCGAGCCACTCAGGGTCGATAAACTCAGTAAGGCCTTCGGCTATATTTTTACGCTGAACGCCGCGGCGGCGATGCTCTTTGCCTTCTATGTGAAAAAGGCCTTTCAGCATACCTGGGCACTCGTATACATTGGCTCGGCCTTAGGGGTAATTTTCTCAGGTGACTTAATCACGCTCTACATCAATTGGGAGCTCATGGCGATTTCCTCCACCTTCGTCATTATGGCGCGTAACACGGAGAAAGCCAAAAGTGCCGCCTTCCGCTACGTATTGGTCCATATCTTTGGTGGCCTACTTCTCCTGGCAGGAATAGTCATGACCATCTCAGCCGGAGACGGAATCGCATTCGATGGTTTTCAATTTGAGAATGCAAACACGGCCAGCACCTTAATCCTTTTGGGATTCCTGGTAAACGCAGCAGCTCCCGGGGTGTCTGCCTGGTTGTCCGATGCTTACCCGGAAGCCAGTGTAACGGGCGGGGTCATTCTGAGTGCTTACACAACCAAGACCGCAGTCTACGTACTGCTGCGAGGTTTCGCCGGTTGGGAACCACTGATTTGGGTGGGTTGCGCGATGACGGTCTTTGGGATCATTTACGCCCTGCTGGAAAACGACATGCGTCGTATCCTCGCCTACTCTATCATTAACCAGGTAGGTTTCATGGTGTGTGCCGCAGGCATCGGTACCAAGATGGCGATCAGTGGGGCCGTTGCGCACGCATTCTGTCACATCATTTATAAATCGCTGCTTTGGATGTCAGCGGGTGCGGTGCTCTACCGGACCGGGAAAAGCAAATGTACCGAACTGGGTGGGCTCTATAAAACGATGCCCCTGACGCTCATATTTGGAACGATCGGCGCCTTAGCGATTTCCGCAGTGCCGTTCACTAGCGGCTTTACGTCTAAGACGATTATCATCGCAGCAACGGAGTACTCGCATCTCTTTTGGCCCTGGATAGTCCTGGAGCTAGCCTCAGCAGGCGTATTCCTGCACGCGGGCATCAAGTTTCCCTATTTTGTATTCTTCAATGTAGACCGTGGACTCCGTCCGAAGGAAGCCCCCAAGACCATGCTTCTGGCCATGGCCTTTTTATCCTTCCTCTGTATCTATATGGGGCTACGCCCCAACGAGCTCTACAGTATACTACCGTTTGCAGTTGATTATAAGGCTTACACGGTACCGCACCTGGTAACGCAGATGCAGTTGCTGATGTTTTCTGCCTTAGTGTTCTTCCTTTTCCTGCCGATGCTCAAGCGCACGGCCACCATCAGTTTGGATACTGACTGGCTCTACCGAAAAGGAGGCAAAGCATTTTATGGTCTGATGGATCGTGGACTGAACGGTATCAACGGAATTGCACATCAAACTTTTATTGGCGGATTTACCACCAAACTGGGAGAGCTCGCTGCTACCGGACCCACGCGCGCACTGCTTTTAATTCTGACTCCTTATTGGACTCTGACCGGGAAAAACAAGGAAGACCAACAGACATTAAAAACAACGATCCAAACCCAGGTTGATAAAGGTGCATTCCCTATCGGTATCACGGCTTGGCTTTCGGTTCTATTTCTGGCCTTGCTTTTCCTTTTCTAA
- a CDS encoding pH regulation protein F, which produces METFFVFSGVAILILMLPIMYRIVAGPTAIDRIVAVNVIGTKTTVLLVIIGILFGRVEMFVDFALTYALLNFIGSLAAARFLDRVNPNKHYSTMKAEEAPK; this is translated from the coding sequence ATGGAAACCTTTTTTGTCTTCTCGGGAGTCGCCATATTGATTCTTATGCTCCCGATCATGTATCGCATCGTGGCAGGTCCCACAGCTATCGACCGCATTGTAGCGGTCAATGTGATTGGTACTAAAACAACGGTTCTGCTGGTGATCATCGGCATTCTCTTTGGTCGAGTGGAAATGTTTGTGGACTTCGCTCTGACCTATGCGTTGCTCAACTTTATCGGTTCGTTGGCTGCAGCTCGGTTCCTGGATCGGGTAAATCCGAACAAGCATTACTCAACCATGAAAGCGGAGGAGGCACCCAAATGA
- the lipB gene encoding lipoyl(octanoyl) transferase LipB, with the protein MKDKAAKPFPFEIEDWGNTDYDSALEKQQGYVRERIDGKRKDTLVFTEHLPAYTMGLRKGAENHLIWDEDTLNEKGITLHKTNRGGDITYHGPGQLTTYPIISLEKLRDLHAYLRLMEDVLIDIVGRFDLKAKRRDGLTGIWIEKRKIAAIGVAVKSWVSYHGFALNANNDLSPFTGIVPCGIVDGTVTSLKQELGYEVDMSHLQSVVSQSFESVFRSYFVGI; encoded by the coding sequence ATGAAAGACAAAGCCGCCAAACCATTTCCTTTCGAGATAGAGGATTGGGGGAATACCGATTATGATAGCGCCCTTGAAAAGCAGCAAGGCTATGTGCGTGAAAGAATAGACGGAAAGCGGAAAGATACGCTCGTATTCACGGAGCACCTACCCGCCTACACAATGGGTTTACGCAAGGGCGCTGAAAACCACCTGATTTGGGATGAAGATACCTTGAACGAAAAAGGCATCACTCTGCACAAAACAAACCGAGGTGGTGACATAACTTATCATGGTCCTGGTCAACTAACTACTTACCCTATCATCAGCCTCGAAAAACTGAGAGACCTTCACGCATACCTTCGTTTAATGGAGGACGTGTTAATAGACATTGTCGGTCGATTTGATCTGAAGGCTAAACGTCGCGATGGATTGACCGGAATCTGGATAGAAAAACGCAAAATTGCCGCCATCGGCGTAGCGGTAAAATCGTGGGTCAGCTACCACGGATTTGCATTAAATGCTAACAATGACCTTAGCCCGTTTACAGGTATTGTTCCTTGTGGCATTGTCGATGGAACAGTCACTTCTCTAAAACAGGAATTGGGGTATGAGGTGGATATGAGTCACCTTCAGTCTGTCGTATCTCAATCCTTCGAATCAGTATTCAGATCCTATTTCGTTGGCATCTGA
- a CDS encoding AMP nucleosidase: MVTKEGIVENWLPRYTGVALKDFGEYILLTNFNDYLNKFARWNRVKVQGKGKPMPTATADNITMINFGMGSANAASIMDLLTAINPKGVLFLGKCGSLKSDMPIGSFLLPIAAIRGEGTSNDYFPPEVPALPAFELQRATSEAIRDQEQDYYTGVAYTTNRRVWEHDEEFKDYLTKIRCNAIEMETATIFSVGFNNRIPTGALLLVSDEPMIPEGIKTEESDAMVNQNFTSTHVKIGIEALKQLAESKASIKHLIF, from the coding sequence ATGGTTACCAAAGAGGGAATTGTTGAAAACTGGCTTCCTAGATACACCGGAGTTGCACTAAAAGATTTCGGGGAGTACATCCTGCTCACCAACTTCAACGACTACTTAAACAAATTTGCTCGTTGGAATCGTGTGAAGGTCCAAGGCAAGGGGAAACCGATGCCAACAGCGACGGCGGATAATATCACCATGATAAACTTTGGAATGGGTAGCGCCAACGCTGCATCCATCATGGATCTATTGACCGCGATCAATCCCAAGGGAGTTCTGTTTTTGGGAAAATGTGGCAGTTTAAAGAGCGATATGCCGATCGGATCCTTTTTATTACCCATTGCAGCCATCCGAGGTGAAGGAACTTCCAACGATTACTTTCCGCCAGAAGTGCCTGCATTGCCCGCATTCGAACTGCAAAGAGCCACATCCGAAGCCATCCGTGATCAGGAACAGGATTACTACACCGGGGTTGCCTACACAACCAACCGCCGAGTCTGGGAACATGATGAGGAGTTTAAGGACTACCTGACTAAGATTCGCTGCAACGCCATCGAAATGGAAACGGCCACTATTTTCTCTGTGGGATTTAACAATCGAATTCCTACCGGAGCACTACTGCTGGTCTCCGATGAACCCATGATTCCTGAGGGCATCAAAACAGAGGAGAGTGATGCAATGGTTAATCAGAATTTTACCTCCACTCATGTAAAGATCGGCATTGAAGCGCTCAAACAACTGGCAGAAAGCAAGGCATCCATCAAACACCTCATCTTTTAG
- the mnhG gene encoding monovalent cation/H(+) antiporter subunit G translates to MILNAICIFLVSTGIIFFLGGAVGVLRFPDFYTRMHAAGKGDTCSMLLILTGLSLFQLNDPTLANFLVVGKIFFITFFIMITSPTSTHALIRAGFEEGIKMWKREDSKGEGQ, encoded by the coding sequence ATGATACTCAATGCGATCTGCATCTTCCTAGTCTCTACCGGAATCATATTCTTTCTAGGTGGAGCCGTTGGGGTCCTTCGCTTCCCCGACTTTTACACGCGTATGCACGCAGCCGGGAAGGGCGACACCTGTTCCATGCTGCTCATCCTCACCGGGCTATCGCTTTTCCAGCTCAACGACCCCACCCTGGCCAACTTCCTGGTCGTGGGAAAAATCTTTTTCATCACCTTTTTCATCATGATCACAAGCCCGACGAGTACTCACGCTCTGATTAGAGCCGGGTTTGAAGAAGGCATCAAGATGTGGAAACGGGAAGATTCGAAAGGAGAAGGACAATGA
- a CDS encoding monovalent cation/H+ antiporter subunit D family protein, with protein MTEQAPILILLFPFLTAVIVALVGLRYKSLSWPLALVSLGASVCASLTTLAQVVEHGPIRYKLGGWSPPFGIEFHIDGLNALVAVTVSVVALLTAIYSKDNVDAETPDKSSQYYCLFLLLVSGLLGIVITGDAFNLYVLLEVSALTSYALIAMGKKRATLAAFKYLIMGTIGASFYLLGVGYLYIKTGSLNMLDIRDILETAELFDSPTILVAFIMITVGVWIKMAFFPLHSWLPNSYASAPTTSSNIMAPLVTKVMIYVMVRMVLTVFGPNYAFEILDWDNIVVWLAVIAILAGSIGALAQKDLRKMLTFLIIAEVGYMVGGLWLADETGITGTIFHIISDAFMTLCVFLFAGIVFAKTGARDIYALEGMFKKMPLTMVGFLVGALSLIGIPPTAGFFSKWYLVQGGINSGNWEYVVALLISSLINAVLFFRLIEIAYFGKKPAEGHGHHHGDDHAKVSEASFTMLFPLLSTAAILILIGLYNKELVFVIQDFLSQFNLATSIR; from the coding sequence ATGACTGAACAGGCACCCATACTCATTCTGTTATTTCCCTTCCTGACGGCTGTTATTGTAGCCCTGGTTGGACTTCGTTATAAATCGCTTAGTTGGCCACTCGCTTTGGTCAGCTTGGGTGCCTCGGTGTGCGCGAGTCTAACAACGCTCGCTCAAGTCGTAGAACATGGCCCCATCCGCTATAAGCTAGGTGGTTGGTCTCCTCCCTTTGGCATAGAATTCCATATTGACGGACTGAACGCCTTGGTAGCGGTAACCGTTTCAGTGGTTGCACTACTTACAGCCATCTATTCGAAGGATAACGTAGATGCGGAGACTCCAGATAAGTCGTCTCAGTATTACTGCTTGTTTCTACTCTTGGTATCCGGCCTCCTTGGCATCGTGATTACCGGTGATGCCTTCAATTTGTATGTGCTGTTGGAAGTCTCGGCTTTGACCAGTTATGCTTTGATTGCCATGGGTAAAAAACGCGCCACCTTGGCTGCGTTTAAATACCTGATCATGGGAACGATCGGTGCATCCTTCTATCTGTTAGGTGTAGGATACCTCTACATTAAGACGGGTTCACTGAACATGCTGGATATCCGCGATATCCTCGAAACGGCTGAGCTGTTCGACTCACCTACGATTCTGGTGGCCTTCATTATGATCACAGTCGGGGTGTGGATCAAAATGGCTTTCTTCCCACTCCACTCGTGGCTCCCAAACAGTTACGCCTCTGCTCCAACGACGAGTAGTAACATCATGGCCCCACTCGTTACGAAGGTAATGATCTACGTCATGGTGCGCATGGTGCTTACGGTGTTTGGACCGAACTACGCCTTTGAAATTTTGGATTGGGACAACATCGTCGTCTGGCTGGCCGTCATCGCCATCCTCGCCGGATCGATCGGTGCACTGGCCCAGAAAGACCTGCGCAAGATGCTGACCTTCCTCATCATCGCGGAAGTGGGCTACATGGTTGGTGGTTTGTGGTTGGCGGACGAAACCGGAATCACCGGAACGATTTTCCATATCATCAGCGATGCCTTCATGACGCTCTGCGTTTTCCTCTTTGCAGGAATCGTTTTTGCCAAGACTGGAGCGCGCGACATCTACGCCCTTGAGGGTATGTTCAAGAAAATGCCACTGACCATGGTCGGGTTCTTGGTGGGGGCGCTCTCACTCATCGGCATTCCTCCAACAGCTGGATTCTTCAGTAAATGGTATTTGGTCCAAGGCGGCATTAATTCCGGAAACTGGGAATACGTCGTGGCGCTTCTCATTTCCAGTCTGATCAATGCGGTCCTTTTCTTCCGCCTAATCGAAATCGCCTACTTTGGGAAAAAACCAGCAGAAGGACACGGCCATCATCATGGCGATGACCACGCGAAAGTATCCGAGGCATCCTTCACCATGCTGTTTCCGCTACTTAGCACTGCGGCCATTCTCATCCTCATTGGACTTTATAATAAAGAACTGGTTTTCGTGATTCAGGACTTCCTCTCCCAATTCAACCTCGCAACCAGCATTCGTTAA